The Pseudanabaena yagii GIHE-NHR1 genomic interval TGTTCCGCTAGCTCTTGGGTCATGTAGCGGTACATGGTGCTCTTGAGCCGCTTTTCTTGGCTGATGTCTTCCATTACCACCAGTGCCCCACGCACACCTTCACCCTCATCACCCTCTGACATCGTATTGATGGAGATATTGATGCTGTGTTGCTCACCGTCAGTAGAGCGGAGAGTTTGGTCAGGATAATATTGTTTCCGCGATTTATCATCACTACCTGCCAAGCTATTTTCAAACCACTTGGTAAAGTTGGCAGTCTCGATGTCAATTAGTTCATAAACCGATCGCCCTTCGAGGGAAGTATTACCCACACCCAGCAAGTCGTAGGCGCGTTCATTTGCGGCAATAATTTTGCCATGCTTATCAGTGGAGATCACACCATCGGATAGGCTTCGCAGAATGTCCTTTTGCATTTGCTGCTCTTGCTTCACCTTGGCGAATAGTTTGGCATTTTCTAACGCTACCCCAGCTTGCACGTTGAAGACCTTCATGAATTCTTCATCGTTACTGTTAAAGCTTGCCTTAAAGCGATCGGGAGCTGCTGGCCAAGTGATGGGATCATATTCAGGAAAATCGCCACGTTGTACTTTATTAACTAGCTGCGTGACTCCAATTAACTCCTTATTTGAGTTAAAAATTGGCATACAAAGCAGACTACAGGTGCGATAACCGTTAGCTTGGTCAAATTTTTTGGAATTATCCGCATCGGGATGTTCGTACAGGTCAAAGGGAATATTCAATACTTCCCCTGTAATTGCCACGCGCCCCACATAGCCGATGCCCATTGGTACACGCAGTTCCTTAGTCGTACCATCGTGATTGACGATCTGTGTCCAAAGATCATTGCGATCGCGATCGATAAGCCATAGAGTACTGCGATCGGCATTCATTAAGAGCTTGGCTTCATCCATCACCTTTTTCAAGGTTGCCTCTAGATCCAAACTTTGTCCTAGAGACATGGCGGCTTTCATCAAGGCATCCGCAGCACGTTGTTTTTGGGCAGCAGAATAAAAAGCCTGTGAGCTTTCTAAAATGAGGCGCATCGATGGCGCAAATTGGGCAAATAGGGCTTGATCCTCTTCTGTAAAGCCAACATTATCCACCCGATCTTCGAGGGGAATTGAAGGATCACTGATCTGTAACTTATTGATTAATTGGACTACAGCTACTAATTGATCGTTGTCATTTAATAGGGGCATCGCCAGCATGGAATAGGTGCGGTAGCCCGTGCGCTCAAATTGTTTCTTAGCTTGAGTCGATCGCGGATCATCAAAAAAGTCGAAGGGAATATTAACAGTTTTACGATAGGTAGCCACCTCACCCGCAATGCTGGTCGGCTCCGTAGAAATGCGAATTTCAATATTTTTGCCGTCTTCACTGGGTACATTCGTCCAGAGTTGATTCTTGTCGGCATCTAGTAAAAAAATGGTGGTGCGATCGGCTGAGAGCAATTCACCTATTTTGCCGCGAATTGCTTGGAGCATTTCGTCAAGGATCACGTCAAAATCGGTATTGAGCATTCCGAGGGTTTGATTGACGATCCGCAGGCGTTGCTCAACATCGTTAACAACTTGGCTAAACTTTTCGGGAGTTAGTGGCGCTAGTACCGAGGCGAAATTACCGCCCGTGGTCACAACCAAGGCACTAGAAGGCGCAGAACTTTCTTGGAAAGATGAAGCTGGGGAAGGCTTGCTGTGCTTGGCAGGTGGAAATTCACTCTCTGCAATCACATCAATCGTCGCGTGGGTGTCTATGGATGGTATGCGAGAAGGGGATGATTGTGTCATATCAGCACTAAGATTTTCGGTTAGTCCCAACTTTAAGAGTCTTGATGTTAATCCAAGCGCTCTTGTTCCACTTGCATAGTTTTTGCTTTTAGACTACGCAAAGCCGCTTTTAGTCAAACTGAAAACGCTATACTAGCATCCCTCAGATTGCGATCGCAAACCCAGTGGCTTAAGACAGCAATTCTCATTATAAAAATTAGTTTTGCGAAAGCTAACCTTAGGCTGGTTTTCACAAAACTAATTTTGGTGTTTTCAGGAACCTTGGCTAAGGAAACACCAAAATTGTTTTCATGAAAGAATCGTGGCGCTTCATACCGCAATGCCTTTGGGGCTTGACGATGTTAATGGGCATGATACTAATGATCATGTTTAAGACGATCTGGCTCAAGGCGATTTAAGATCATGTCGAAAAGCCTATCGCTAACGGCTTCAGGGGTTTCATTGGCATTGACCATAATCGAGATGTCGGCTTGGGCATAGCGATCGCGCCTTTGCTCGTAAATATCATTGAGGCGTTGTAAAGGATCTTCTGTTTGTAATAGGGGGCGATGCTCAGATTCAGTCTTGAGGCGATCGTACAAAACCTCTACGGGTACGTCGATCCATACCACAATCCCGTCATGTAAATGTGACCAATTCAGCGATCGCATGACAATGCCGCCACCAGTGGCAACCACTAAGCGGGTATATGCCGATACTTGCGAGAGGATCTGCTGTTCGAGATCCCGAAAACTATCTTCCCCCTCATTGGCAAAGATTTCGGGAATTGATTTACCTGCACATTGCTCAATGAGTGGGTCTGTATCCACAAAGTTGTAATGTACTTTTTGCGCTAAAAGCTTACCGATGGTACTTTTGCCAGCACCCATCATTCCAATCAAAAATATATTCGTTCCGTTGAGCATGTGCTTAGTTAATAAAGAACCAATTTTTTGTGGTACAGCAAAGCTGTACCACAAAAAATTGGTTCTTTATTTTACTGCACAGCCCTTAGCGCAAAAAACACGAAAGTTGTTTAAAAATCACCTAGAATCATTTATTGTCATCTGACGCTTGTAATGAAACTGTAAAAGAGTACGTTGTGAATGCTGAACTCGCGCATGGTCTTGTCTCGTAAAAGTTTGTTTATCGGTGTAGGAATAGTTAGTGTTGCCGCGATCGCCAATGCACTATTTTCGCTGGAACATGATTGGCACTTACTGAGCCTTAGTACCCTGATGGTTGGCGGGACATTGCTGTTTGTAAATGTGCGTCAGAGTTTAGCAACGGTCATTGAGGAGCCAATAGTAATCGATCGCAGCTTTTTATTTAAAGAATTGCGACAGGCTCAAAAGACGATCGCTAAAATTGCCAATATCAGTAGACGTGAAGCTTTAAACGAACAAGCGCAGCAAATCACCAGCAATTTACAAAAAAACAACTTTCGGATCGTGGTTTTCGGTACAGGTTCCGCAGGGAAAACCTCAGTTATTAATGCTTTGTTGGGACGCAAGGCAGGTAAAACTGCGGCAACTATTGGCACAACGATCACCCGTGAAGAGTATGGCTATCAAGGTATTGATTTTTCGCCTGTCGGCATTACCCCAATTCATACCGAAAAGATTAAGCGCCAAGTTTCCTTGTTAGATACATCAGGGATTCAGGAAATGGGTGAGATGGGTCAGCAGCGTGAATTAGAGGCAATTAAACTAGCGCAAAATGCTGATCTGATGGTATTTGTCACCGCAGGAGATTTGACTAATACGGAATACCGCGAACTTGATCGCCTTGCGAGTTTAGGTAAGCGGGTCATTCTTGCCTTTAATAAAACTGATTTATATTTACCCAGCGATCGCGAGTATGTGATCAATCAACTCAAGGCGCGTACTCAACAATTTTTAGCCGCAACTGACGTTGTAGCGATCGCGGCAAACCCCAGTCCAATTAAAGTCCGTCAATATGCCAATGCCGAAGCTTCAGCCAGCCATGAAGCAACGCAAGAATGGTGGGAAAATGTACCGCCTGATGTAGCAGCTTTGAAAGAGCGGATTGAAACGATTTTGTCTAATGAGTGGGAAGATTTGCTGATTCAAAATACCCATCTCCAGATCCAAAGCTTGCTACAGGAAATCAATGGCACGATCAATCAAGAGCGTCGCCAAGATGCCCATACAATTATTAATCGCTACCAAATTATTGCGGCGACTACAGTTTTTGCGAATCCAATTCCTGCCCTTGATTTATTAGCAGGCGCAGCAATTAATACACAAATGTTGCTCGACCTCGCCAAAATTTATGATCGACCCTTAAATTTTAAACAGGCGCAGCAATTGGCAACGACGATCGCGCAGCAGCTATTACAACTCGGTTGCATTGAGATTGCGACTTCTGCGATCGCTTCTTGCTTTAAGGTCAATGCAATCACCTATGCGATCGGTGGCTCGATGCAGGCTGTGACTGCGGCATACTTGACCCATATCGGTGGCATGAGCTTTGTGGAATATCTAGAACAACAACCCGAAACTGCTATTACGACTCCCGCAGCCAGCAATGCTTTACAAAACTTATGTCAAAAGACCTTTAAATCGCTTCAAAGTGATCGCTTTTTCCTCGATTTTGTCACCCAAATTTCCAAACGTATCGCGATCGCTACCACATAAATACAGCTCGTTGCGCTGTATTTAATGTCAGTTCGAGTTATAGATAATTCAAATAAGAACTACAGCCTCGACTTTGCTCAGCTAGCTTACACCAATGGCTGAGCGGAGTCGAAGCCCCTCTGCAAATTATTTAAAACAACTATAAGCTGGCAAATTTTAAAAATCCAAAAGTAAAAGCCGTGCATAGCACGGCTTTTACTTTTGGGCTTTGATAGAGGGTTTGCTACGCAAAGCCTCTATCAAAGCCCGTTTCAAATTATCCCGAACTCGCGTTAATGCAACAAAAAAGCCTCGCAACGCGAGGCTTTTTTGTTGCATTAACGAAAATTAAAGGTCGCCACTGTTAGCAGATAACAAGAAGATGATGACGGGACCAGATAGCACGATCAAAGCTAGGCTGGTTAATTGGAAAATTAGCTGAAAGTTGATGCTCGACAAGGCAGAAGTTACAAAATCCATAGCAGTTATCTTAAATATGATTAATTAATCGAACAAAATTCTAGAGTTATTCTAGCAAGCATCGCTACTCAAAAAAACGTCTCATACCAAATCCGATTTAGATAGTTTAGAATAGCAGCGCTTTGCGCCGCCATTCTAAATCTTTTGGGCAATCTGTCTAAGTACGGTTTTGATAAAGAAGCGCTATCATTTGAAATACATTACATCCACAATTGGTAAGAGTTATACCTGTGCGTTATCGAATTTGGTTGCTGTCAATTCTTGCTTCTGTTAGCGTTGGAGCCTCTCCACTACTCGCTCAAGCCCTTCTACCCCATACGACTCGGATCAACTTTGGCAATCTAGAAGAGCAGGCGCTCAACTTGGCAAGGGAAGCAGCACAACTTGCTCAGTTTGAGCAGTATGATTTGGCTTTACCCCGTGCGCGTCTAGCCGCGCAATTAGCGCCCAAAGCCTACCAGACTCAAGGGATTCTGGGAAGCATTTACCTCCGTCAAGAGAAATACGCAGAGGCGATCGCTGCCCTCAATACAGCAAATACGCTCAAGAAAGATGAACCGACAATCTTATTTAGTCTAGGGGCTGCCTATCTTCGTAACAAAAGCTATCCCGAAGCGATTAGCAACCTAAAAAAGGGCTTAACTATTGAACCCAAAGCCGCTTCAGCGATGTTCGATCTAGGCAATGCTTACTTTTTGACAAAACGCTACGATGAAGCGGTCACGACTTTTAATGATGTGCTCAACCTTGATAACAAGTTTTGGGCAGCTACCAACAATATTGGTCTAGTTGAATATGAGCGTGGCAATATCGATCAAGCGATCACCAAATGGCAAAACTCCCTCAAGCAAGCGGAAAAGGTTGAGTTCCTTGCAGCTGAGCCAACCCTTGCCCTCGCTACAGCTTTTTACCGCAAAGGCGATCGCGAGAAGGCGATTCAGTTAGCAGTGCAAGCGATGAAAATTGATCCGCGCTATGGCAAGGTGTCCTATTTAGTGGAAAACCTCTGGGGCGATCGCTTAGTTGCTGATGTCCAGATCGTGCTATCACAACCTCAGGTCAAACAAATTCTAGACGAGAGCGATCTCTCCACTCGCCAAGTCACCAAAGTACGTCCCAGATAAAATATAGAGTGGCGGCGCGAAGCGCCGCCACTCTAATAAAAAGAGAGTCCACAAACAGTTTGGACTCTCTTTTTATCTGTTAGGGTTTCAGTTTTAGCTGCTCCAAATTCCATAATGCACCCGTGACCCCAGTACTACCAGCGAGGGCTGAGGGCTGGACATTTTCTACGCGATCGCGCACAGCTACTAAGTACAGTGGAACCGTTAAATGGATTAGTGGTAATTGCTCCTGTACTAATTGCTGATATTCGGCATAGATTTCTTTGCGCTTAGTTTCATCAAGTTCTTGAGCGCCCTTGATCATCAGATCATGAATCTTTTGTTCCCAATCAGCAATTTCTCTTCCAGGGAAAGGTTTTTCATCACCCGCAGGACCTTTGTTAAAGAGATGCGAATCCCCATCGGTTGCCCAAAGGTTAATGCTACTATTTGGCTCTGCACCACCTGTAAAGCCTAGTAATGTGGCATCCCATTGCTTAGAGTTATCCAGTTTCTCCGTAATAATCCGAAAATCGACGGGATTAAAATCTACTTTCATCCCAATTTTTTCGAGATCGTTTTTGATTTGTGCGCCCATCGCAACCCTACCACCCGTAGGAGCCATCAAGGTAAAGCGTACTGGATTACCTTGAGCATCTAGCAATTGCTCAGCCTCATATTTATAGCCAGCCTTTAACAGAATTTCCTTCGATTTCTCAGGTTGATAGTCATATACCTTGAGTCCTTTGTCAGGAGGGAGGAAATAGGGACTGGGAATAGAAATAGGTGAGTTTTGCGTTTGCGCTAAACCGCGAGAGAGATTCGTAATCATTGCTTCACGATTAATCGCATATGCCACGGCGCGACGAAAATTGACATCATTAAACCATTTGGCTTTGATGGGATCGACAAAGGGCTGATTGGTTTTGGGATCTTTGCCCTTATTCAAGTTAAACATGATGAACGCTTGACCAGTCGCAGGTCCCGCATTATAGATTTTGTAGCGATCGCGGTTTTCAAAACGTTTAAGGAGTTGATAGTCTTCCCCTCGCAAACGATACATATCTAGATCACCTGAACGAAATCGCAACAGTGCTGTGTCAGGTGATTCTACAATCTGCATCACAAATTTATCAATATAGGGAGTTCCCTTCTTCCAATAGTAAGGATTAGGTTTATAGATGAGCCGTTCCGACGGGCGATATTCCTGAATCAGATAGGGACCATTGCCTACTAGCTTCTCAACAGGTGTAGCCAAAGTCCATGTTTCTAAAAATTGTAATTTTTGGTCACTTGGTCGTTCAGTCAATGTGGGCGCAAAAATATGTTTGGGCAAAATACCTGTGCCACCAATAGTTCGTAAGGCTGGGGCAAAAGGTTCATTCATGAAGAAAGAAATGCGGCGATCATCTAACTTCTCAACTTTCGGTAGGGTTTGGGATTTCCCAATTCGCAAAACATCACGACTGCCTGAAGGAATCTTCTCATTGAAAATAATGTCATTGAAAGTGAATAGAACATCATCGGCAGTGAGAGGTTTTCCATCTGACCATTTCAGATCTGGGCGTAGCGTGAAAATAAGTTGTTTGCCATCCTGTTGAAATTCCCATTTCTCCGCCAGTTCAGGATCTAAATCCTTAGTAATCGCATTTTCGGTAATCAGCCCAGTTAATGTATAGCCGATCGCAATACCACTGTAAGCATCATTAATTAAAATCGGATTAAAAGTTTTGATATCACTATCAATCGGGACTACCAAGCGATCTTTGAGAACTTCGGATTTGATGGAGCAACCCCAAAGCAGCAGCGAACATATGCTGATGATCAGCAATAATATCAATGCTTTCCACTGTTTCACCTTAGCTCGCTGCTGCATACTTCTTTTCACGATCGCCATCTTTCCTCAAAAAATAAACACTAAGACCTCAACAAGCTGTTAGCTAACAGCTAACAGCTATTCACCTTTAACCAACAACACGACTGCATGAACCGCGATCGCCTCCTTTTGTCCGATCGCATCCTGACCCTCATTGGTGGTTGCTTTGACACTAACGCAATCAATGGGTAAATTCATCGCTTGCGACAGGCGATCGCGCATTGCTTTAATATGCGGTTTGAGTTTAGGGGCTTCAGCAATCACCATCGCATCAAGGTTATTCACGCGCCAGCCCTGTGCGCCAATTAACTCCTGAACTTGTTGCAATAGCATAATGCTATCGGCTCCTGCCCATTTGGGATCAGAGGGTGGGAAATAATGCCCAATGTCACCGAGGGCAAGTGCTCCTAGCATGGCATCCATGATCGCATGGGTTAACACATCGGCATCGCTATGTCCCAGTAGCCCTTTTTCATAGGGGATTTCCACGCCACCAAGGATTAGACGGCGATCGCTAACGAGTCGATGGAGGTCATAACCATTACCAATGCGGATATTCATAAAAGTTTTGCAGTTTATTTGCAGTTTAACTGTTTACAATATTAAACCCAATTTTACGTGGTGTTAGGGAGGCATGATAAGCTTAAAGAGTTGTTTGTGGAAACAACATAAATATGGCAAAAGATAAATTTCATGCTGTAGTTAGATTAGCCTTAGAAAAAGAAGGTTGGCAAATCACAGATGATCCCTATGAAATTAATGTCGAAGGTGTTGATTTTGAGATTGATCTAGCCGCAGAGCAAGTATTAGCAGCAACTAGAAACAATCAAAAAATTGCTGTAGAGATTAAAAGCTTTATCAGCCCATCAAATATTTCGGATTTTCACACAGCATTAGGACAATTCTTAAATTATAGAGATGCACTTGCCTTAACTGAGCCAGAACGTCACTTGTATCTAGCAGTACGTCTACCTGTTTATGAAAGTTTTTTTCAAAAAAGATTTATTCAATCTGCGATCCGCAAATATCAGTTGAGCCTAGTTATCTACGATGTTTCAGAACAGGAGATTGTCAAATGGTTGTAAATCAATCAATTAATCAATATAGGCAATATATTCAAAATATTCTTCTAGAAAAGTCTCGCCGTTCTTCTAAGAACAAGATCTCTTCAGAATATGAAGTACAAACTATCTTTGATACTGAGAGAGATCATTATCAACTGCTTCGGGTTGGCTGGCGTAATAACAAACGTGATTTTGGATGTGTCTTACATCTTGATATCAAAGATGACAAGATTTGGATTCAGCACGATAGTACAGATACTGGTATTGCCAATCAGCTATTGGAAATGGGCGTACCCAAAGAGGATATAGTTTTGGCATTTCATGAACCAGAAGTGAGGCAGTTCACTGGATTTGGTTGTTAATGCTTATATCTCTTGCCTAATATGGTAGGTATATATAGCAGTCCTAAATCATTTGTAGATTTTTGGGTTTGTGGAAGCGCACCCCGAAGGGGTGCGCTTCCACAAACCATTTAGGATTGCTATATTGCTAGAAATCTATGGAGATTAAGCTAAATGTCGCTCATCCTAATCTCATAAATCTTGTCATCATTGTATGCTTGACTTACAACTGCCATAATCTAGCCTAGTTGCTGACAAATTTTTATGAGCGATCGCCTGTCAAGAGTTACTAATAAAAATACAGATAAGACTGCGGAATTTTCAAATTGTCATGCACTAGAAGGATGTGTCCTAGTTGTTGATGATAACCCCACTAACTTAAGTGTATTAGTTAACTTGCTGCGGGATGTGGGGCTGCGGGTGCTAGTAGCAACTGATGGTGAAAGTGCGATCGAGCAAATTAAATATGTTAAGCCAGATTTAATTTTGCTGGATGTGATGATGCCCGGAATTGATGGATTTGAGACTTGCCAGCGTCTTAAGGCAAATACAGAAACGGAGAAGATTCCCATTATTTTTATGACGGCACTTTCGGAAACAGTAGATAAGGTGCGCGGTTTATCCTTGGGGGCAGTGGACTATATAACTAAGCCCTTTGAGCATGAAGAAGTATTAGTGCGAATTCGGACCCATTTAATGATTGCTAAACAACGTCAAACTATTGAATTACAAAATATCGAACTGCAAACAGAAATTGCTGAACGCAAGCGTGCTGAAGAGGCGTTAACTATTTTTCTCCACGCAGTTTCCCATGATTTACGTAATCCTGTTACGGGATTAATTATGGTACTTGAGCATTTGATGCAAACTGGTAATACCTATGAGAATCACATTCTCTTGCCCAAAACAACGCTAGAACGTATGCGTCAAAGTGGCGATCGCCAATTAGCACTCATTAATTCTTTATTAGAGTCCCATGTGAATGATGTCCACGGGATTATAACCCACCCTGAGCCTGTGATGATCGACACAGTGATTCAAGCCTCTCTCAATGATCTCCAAGGAATTCTAGAAAAAGAAGATACAGAAATAGTACTTCAGATTCCC includes:
- a CDS encoding adenylate/guanylate cyclase domain-containing protein codes for the protein MTQSSPSRIPSIDTHATIDVIAESEFPPAKHSKPSPASSFQESSAPSSALVVTTGGNFASVLAPLTPEKFSQVVNDVEQRLRIVNQTLGMLNTDFDVILDEMLQAIRGKIGELLSADRTTIFLLDADKNQLWTNVPSEDGKNIEIRISTEPTSIAGEVATYRKTVNIPFDFFDDPRSTQAKKQFERTGYRTYSMLAMPLLNDNDQLVAVVQLINKLQISDPSIPLEDRVDNVGFTEEDQALFAQFAPSMRLILESSQAFYSAAQKQRAADALMKAAMSLGQSLDLEATLKKVMDEAKLLMNADRSTLWLIDRDRNDLWTQIVNHDGTTKELRVPMGIGYVGRVAITGEVLNIPFDLYEHPDADNSKKFDQANGYRTCSLLCMPIFNSNKELIGVTQLVNKVQRGDFPEYDPITWPAAPDRFKASFNSNDEEFMKVFNVQAGVALENAKLFAKVKQEQQMQKDILRSLSDGVISTDKHGKIIAANERAYDLLGVGNTSLEGRSVYELIDIETANFTKWFENSLAGSDDKSRKQYYPDQTLRSTDGEQHSINISINTMSEGDEGEGVRGALVVMEDISQEKRLKSTMYRYMTQELAEQLLAGGDAKMGGDRKEVSVLFSDIRSYTTLTESLAAEDVVLMLNEYFETMVEAVFNYKGTLDKYIGDAIMAVFGSPLPIPDHAWMAVQTAIDMRHRLQEFNVKRIEKLKPRNQKEIDMATIKIGIGINSDTVISGNIGSTRRMEFTAIGDGVNLGSRLEGASKQYGTDAIISETTYKLCGDRIWVRELDRIQVKGKNQPVSVFELIGLKSDPIGDIQSQIIEHYHTGREHYLNRRFSKAMAEFAEVLELDKSNKAANIHITRCQHFLLNAPEDDWDGVWRLTEK
- a CDS encoding shikimate kinase, whose protein sequence is MLNGTNIFLIGMMGAGKSTIGKLLAQKVHYNFVDTDPLIEQCAGKSIPEIFANEGEDSFRDLEQQILSQVSAYTRLVVATGGGIVMRSLNWSHLHDGIVVWIDVPVEVLYDRLKTESEHRPLLQTEDPLQRLNDIYEQRRDRYAQADISIMVNANETPEAVSDRLFDMILNRLEPDRLKHDH
- a CDS encoding YcjF family protein — protein: MLNSRMVLSRKSLFIGVGIVSVAAIANALFSLEHDWHLLSLSTLMVGGTLLFVNVRQSLATVIEEPIVIDRSFLFKELRQAQKTIAKIANISRREALNEQAQQITSNLQKNNFRIVVFGTGSAGKTSVINALLGRKAGKTAATIGTTITREEYGYQGIDFSPVGITPIHTEKIKRQVSLLDTSGIQEMGEMGQQRELEAIKLAQNADLMVFVTAGDLTNTEYRELDRLASLGKRVILAFNKTDLYLPSDREYVINQLKARTQQFLAATDVVAIAANPSPIKVRQYANAEASASHEATQEWWENVPPDVAALKERIETILSNEWEDLLIQNTHLQIQSLLQEINGTINQERRQDAHTIINRYQIIAATTVFANPIPALDLLAGAAINTQMLLDLAKIYDRPLNFKQAQQLATTIAQQLLQLGCIEIATSAIASCFKVNAITYAIGGSMQAVTAAYLTHIGGMSFVEYLEQQPETAITTPAASNALQNLCQKTFKSLQSDRFFLDFVTQISKRIAIATT
- the psb30 gene encoding photosystem II reaction center protein Ycf12/Psb30, whose protein sequence is MDFVTSALSSINFQLIFQLTSLALIVLSGPVIIFLLSANSGDL
- a CDS encoding tetratricopeptide repeat protein produces the protein MRYRIWLLSILASVSVGASPLLAQALLPHTTRINFGNLEEQALNLAREAAQLAQFEQYDLALPRARLAAQLAPKAYQTQGILGSIYLRQEKYAEAIAALNTANTLKKDEPTILFSLGAAYLRNKSYPEAISNLKKGLTIEPKAASAMFDLGNAYFLTKRYDEAVTTFNDVLNLDNKFWAATNNIGLVEYERGNIDQAITKWQNSLKQAEKVEFLAAEPTLALATAFYRKGDREKAIQLAVQAMKIDPRYGKVSYLVENLWGDRLVADVQIVLSQPQVKQILDESDLSTRQVTKVRPR
- a CDS encoding ABC transporter substrate-binding protein; this translates as MAIVKRSMQQRAKVKQWKALILLLIISICSLLLWGCSIKSEVLKDRLVVPIDSDIKTFNPILINDAYSGIAIGYTLTGLITENAITKDLDPELAEKWEFQQDGKQLIFTLRPDLKWSDGKPLTADDVLFTFNDIIFNEKIPSGSRDVLRIGKSQTLPKVEKLDDRRISFFMNEPFAPALRTIGGTGILPKHIFAPTLTERPSDQKLQFLETWTLATPVEKLVGNGPYLIQEYRPSERLIYKPNPYYWKKGTPYIDKFVMQIVESPDTALLRFRSGDLDMYRLRGEDYQLLKRFENRDRYKIYNAGPATGQAFIMFNLNKGKDPKTNQPFVDPIKAKWFNDVNFRRAVAYAINREAMITNLSRGLAQTQNSPISIPSPYFLPPDKGLKVYDYQPEKSKEILLKAGYKYEAEQLLDAQGNPVRFTLMAPTGGRVAMGAQIKNDLEKIGMKVDFNPVDFRIITEKLDNSKQWDATLLGFTGGAEPNSSINLWATDGDSHLFNKGPAGDEKPFPGREIADWEQKIHDLMIKGAQELDETKRKEIYAEYQQLVQEQLPLIHLTVPLYLVAVRDRVENVQPSALAGSTGVTGALWNLEQLKLKP
- the ispF gene encoding 2-C-methyl-D-erythritol 2,4-cyclodiphosphate synthase, coding for MNIRIGNGYDLHRLVSDRRLILGGVEIPYEKGLLGHSDADVLTHAIMDAMLGALALGDIGHYFPPSDPKWAGADSIMLLQQVQELIGAQGWRVNNLDAMVIAEAPKLKPHIKAMRDRLSQAMNLPIDCVSVKATTNEGQDAIGQKEAIAVHAVVLLVKGE
- a CDS encoding XisH family protein — translated: MAKDKFHAVVRLALEKEGWQITDDPYEINVEGVDFEIDLAAEQVLAATRNNQKIAVEIKSFISPSNISDFHTALGQFLNYRDALALTEPERHLYLAVRLPVYESFFQKRFIQSAIRKYQLSLVIYDVSEQEIVKWL
- a CDS encoding XisI protein; this encodes MVVNQSINQYRQYIQNILLEKSRRSSKNKISSEYEVQTIFDTERDHYQLLRVGWRNNKRDFGCVLHLDIKDDKIWIQHDSTDTGIANQLLEMGVPKEDIVLAFHEPEVRQFTGFGC
- a CDS encoding hybrid sensor histidine kinase/response regulator; this encodes MSDRLSRVTNKNTDKTAEFSNCHALEGCVLVVDDNPTNLSVLVNLLRDVGLRVLVATDGESAIEQIKYVKPDLILLDVMMPGIDGFETCQRLKANTETEKIPIIFMTALSETVDKVRGLSLGAVDYITKPFEHEEVLVRIRTHLMIAKQRQTIELQNIELQTEIAERKRAEEALTIFLHAVSHDLRNPVTGLIMVLEHLMQTGNTYENHILLPKTTLERMRQSGDRQLALINSLLESHVNDVHGIITHPEPVMIDTVIQASLNDLQGILEKEDTEIVLQIPSDLPLAMIDAAHICRVFQNLIANAIKHNPPNLKLTISAQINDENMMLCEVADNGVGMNNEQSEHLFELYAQGKNQHQLNRRSLSLGLGLYICRQIVQAHGGVIWVIGEPNVGSRFWFTLPIT